The genome window CCAGGCACAAAAAAGACAACCCTGCCGGACAGTTGTGCCGGGCAGGACAGGTTTGAAACGTCATTGGGGCCCGAAAGGGATTTGCAACAGCATGTCAGGGAGTAGTCATATACGGAAGCGGCCTCTGACGCAAATGGGAAAGCCAATAAAAAAGGGACGAAAGCCGAAGCTTTCGTCCCCATTGTTTCCACGTTTCTGCGAATTAGACGCAGCCGGTGGGCTTGGGCAGGCCGGCCATTTTGCAGGCTCCCTTGCCGGGTCCGGACGGGAACAGTTCGTAGATCTGCTTCAGCTTGAAGCCGGTGACCTTGGAAAGAATGCGGACCATCGGAGCGATGCCGTTCTTCTTGTAGTAGTCCTGCAGGAAGTCGATGACTTTCTGGTGGTCGTCGGTCAGGTCCTTGATGCCTTCGGATTCCTTCACGTAGTCGACCCACTCGGGAGCCCAGCTGTCAAACTGGAGCAGGAAACCGTCTTCATCAACTTCAAACTGTTTGCCCTGGAATTCTACAACTGCCATTGTAATGCCTCCTCAATTTAGCTACTAATGATTCCGGCACGTTGCGCCGGCAACTTCACATAGTACATCTATGAAGTTCGATTACACCGTTTAATTGGTGAACGG of Salidesulfovibrio onnuriiensis contains these proteins:
- a CDS encoding TusE/DsrC/DsvC family sulfur relay protein, with the protein product MAVVEFQGKQFEVDEDGFLLQFDSWAPEWVDYVKESEGIKDLTDDHQKVIDFLQDYYKKNGIAPMVRILSKVTGFKLKQIYELFPSGPGKGACKMAGLPKPTGCV